A genomic window from Inediibacterium massiliense includes:
- a CDS encoding IPT/TIG domain-containing protein: MRKRIVSFLIIFSMVMGMMPWQDIQSFAYDPDKYYVSHVAITKIYNNGGYDVSETKLTIQGNYLKGIEVSTFTPTGTIVLTNPVVNFETVQEFIVKGDIVGDSIIVGNTSIPIEQKALPTLLSVDKRSVKIGEDPITFTGSNLDKINNEIGHSAYFQNTAGAGGVYTIPNTLFTNTSAVTIPKEQLRGVAGTQNVILKKESTIKDIDFSSDGSRKKDVQITIQNTYLNQFTLVDTISIDGLIMNPNRGRPGDEVLFTATTGLDNFDVFFLEKLNDLYTNENKGTDTRFDPSIDGKQVLTTHVPANLKQGEYYVVLTNKIPPGADPNQSIYKMLIIGQSPNFEKFTVIDAEQKIKILSVEPNKGPDSGSKVELSGVFFGTLNTPQFQPDDKAYKEVNMSKNPDGTTDETNMEIKYSTGSYNGQKVKSAKRTVRVIIGGICKFTKKPDGSDYDYNFTDNIDRMSVITPSITDAETNPIKDVIVETVTTFEFEDTSKNAVVIKDRAELKNGYTYILSKTKPQITSITPEKIQVLQVSEVPLEYKISEEYDRMIAIYGENFLIHKYKDSSGKEIIRYPIIEFGNGIRLNKNDTGDKSNPELYLKVFDKQGKELDGSEGNEIGSKILVNIPKDTNMETVGKVAVKVINPVRNSIEEGLYVNKPDAVEFVLPSQNKKPVIESVVPNVVTIGGGETVTITGSNFQEGVKVIIDGKEVEGITLQGDGKKITFKAPPGREGETQLQVLNPEGGIAIHPFVYVKTYTNPKLIQFNPKSGKTGTLVVVEGENFLKPDPTATKEDAYKLIGTRILLEGKDINEYNIDENTKKITLLPYKAPNEIDENKVGKILRIVNNQLKLEDYYQSIILENKSSLGKYYTIDKNLQNKTILSNGSDQRYSIYLSGNEIIADKDGGASYVVTIEEDGSNDVLKLTSKTGSDTLELKLMTPFKVNENKMIVGNRVQVININKLYFTVPVLPGDGYYDVTVENPDTKKDSKVDQEGFYYYTQPTSRPNIEKIDPKEGSVDGGYRIKITGKRVEGRECFIDNGTEKTKVYINGVQVLDKDVIVGVDGTSLEVVVPKLNVDIQKEYGTDRLAVAVVIVNPDGGSASKQDGFTYIVPISHPVIHKIIPVQGKASGGNYVEITGDDFRFYEPYNDNNRNEKWDQEELYRDLNHYSIKTDKPDTGVEGPDDFTGKRVDDLKEKYKEKYKEIVVPVLPKVYFGSTEAEVVEFDNGYLKVIAPEGKAGPTQVYVVNNDSGISNKVSYTYESSNPTITSISPNGGKKQGRDRVEIKGKDFYESNIKVYDKSGNDYIIKDVSQVIVRFGKITNKNIPREVENSGRIDNGRTSVQLDGGLSVQYNGVDDTLKISIMENQQSYSVTLPYKDETVYVPVGLLTYTDTAGEVHSYVNPNKGDEWIKFELSDRRLFIERGYAPKVEYINSGQIVVHTPSYYTVGVVPVTIINPDGGEVATNFEYKNPDSKPKIINITKDGKNPVLEKIDEKQVKLQKVSYKGGNIISILGSDFRENATIQIGDIVIGAKDITYQLPNKLTFTMPLVDEKNVGKLFRVIVSNEDYGNAASDELTPPIYIQVTKGETGPSIESVTPDQGPSSGGTTVVIKGKDFREGLSVYIGEMMVPKENVKLIDYKTIKIITPPHEPGDFQVVVENPDGERSDPTGQYTYLSAPQIVSVVDPKDSTETSVIDTISVEGGEEIKIKGSGFIEGARVVFVPSTEQGSKEDKGEIIYIKGEPYKLLEGTDAAEVKFIDEGTLIVKTPAGKIDTKGIIVINPDMGASDIYENIKYGLPELPTPTGVRAEIVYDQYIKVNWNEVKDAKEYEIYVVVDGHKKEFVGSTELTSFVYEDLEPKTRYKFVVTAIGKFGGSKYSMESNEVKTGSTVGPKDTDGELGEKTKIERQGNLVNIIIGEDDYDQNLDIDLTRGNLAGAKDVVISIPSYVAARADAKDINIIGSDFNIKMNPKSFYSEKVRENKNKKDSGIKFMISQVKNMSNVSSMTSLSKEYELKASVYVERENTPMNYLPSYVQITMDVDRTKADVRRTKNMYLARYNEETRQWLPIANGNEGSYAITGLSQNLGRFSVIGSRR, translated from the coding sequence TTGAGAAAAAGAATTGTATCTTTTTTAATTATATTCTCCATGGTTATGGGAATGATGCCTTGGCAAGATATACAAAGCTTTGCTTATGATCCAGATAAATACTATGTAAGTCATGTAGCCATTACTAAAATTTATAATAATGGAGGTTATGATGTAAGTGAGACCAAGCTTACCATTCAAGGAAATTACTTAAAAGGCATTGAGGTAAGTACATTTACTCCTACAGGAACTATCGTGCTCACCAATCCTGTTGTAAACTTTGAAACAGTACAGGAATTTATCGTAAAGGGAGATATTGTAGGAGATAGTATTATTGTAGGAAATACTAGCATTCCTATTGAACAAAAAGCATTACCTACTCTTTTAAGTGTAGACAAAAGAAGCGTAAAGATAGGAGAAGATCCTATTACTTTTACAGGTTCTAATTTGGATAAAATAAACAATGAAATAGGTCATTCAGCATATTTTCAAAATACAGCAGGAGCAGGAGGAGTTTATACCATTCCTAATACTCTTTTTACGAATACTTCAGCAGTAACAATTCCTAAAGAACAATTAAGAGGGGTTGCTGGAACTCAAAATGTAATTTTAAAAAAGGAAAGTACTATAAAGGATATAGATTTTTCCTCTGATGGCAGTAGAAAAAAGGATGTTCAAATTACCATTCAAAATACTTATCTGAATCAATTTACTTTAGTAGATACTATTTCAATAGATGGATTGATTATGAATCCAAATAGAGGAAGACCTGGAGATGAAGTGCTATTTACAGCGACCACGGGACTAGATAATTTTGATGTGTTTTTTTTGGAAAAATTAAATGATTTATATACCAATGAAAACAAAGGCACAGATACTAGATTTGATCCTAGTATTGATGGAAAACAAGTACTGACAACTCATGTACCTGCTAATTTGAAGCAAGGAGAGTATTATGTAGTACTCACCAATAAGATTCCACCAGGGGCAGACCCAAATCAATCTATTTATAAAATGCTTATTATAGGACAATCTCCTAACTTTGAAAAATTTACAGTTATTGATGCAGAACAAAAGATTAAAATTCTTTCAGTAGAACCTAATAAAGGTCCAGATTCAGGATCAAAGGTAGAATTGTCTGGAGTATTTTTCGGAACTTTAAATACGCCTCAATTTCAACCAGATGATAAAGCCTATAAAGAAGTAAATATGAGTAAAAATCCAGATGGTACAACAGATGAAACAAATATGGAGATTAAGTATTCTACAGGGAGCTACAATGGACAAAAAGTAAAATCAGCAAAAAGAACAGTGAGGGTTATTATAGGAGGAATTTGTAAATTTACAAAAAAACCTGATGGATCAGATTATGATTACAATTTTACAGATAATATCGATAGGATGAGTGTGATTACTCCTAGTATTACAGATGCAGAAACAAATCCTATCAAGGATGTTATTGTAGAGACAGTGACTACTTTTGAATTTGAAGATACGAGTAAAAATGCTGTTGTTATTAAAGATCGAGCAGAATTGAAAAATGGATATACTTATATTTTAAGTAAGACTAAACCTCAAATTACAAGTATTACTCCAGAAAAAATACAAGTTCTTCAAGTATCCGAGGTACCTTTAGAATACAAAATTTCTGAAGAATATGATAGAATGATTGCTATTTATGGAGAAAATTTTCTAATTCACAAATATAAAGATTCCAGTGGAAAAGAAATAATAAGATATCCTATTATTGAATTTGGAAATGGAATCAGACTTAACAAAAATGATACAGGAGATAAATCAAATCCAGAATTGTATTTAAAAGTATTTGACAAGCAAGGAAAAGAATTAGATGGAAGTGAAGGAAATGAAATAGGAAGCAAGATATTAGTAAATATCCCAAAAGATACAAATATGGAAACTGTTGGGAAAGTTGCTGTGAAAGTTATCAATCCTGTAAGAAATTCTATTGAAGAGGGTCTTTATGTAAATAAACCAGATGCAGTAGAGTTTGTCTTACCTTCTCAAAATAAAAAACCTGTTATAGAAAGTGTAGTTCCCAATGTAGTAACAATAGGCGGAGGAGAGACGGTGACTATTACAGGATCTAACTTTCAGGAAGGGGTAAAAGTAATTATTGATGGTAAGGAAGTAGAAGGTATTACTTTACAAGGAGATGGAAAGAAAATTACTTTTAAAGCACCACCAGGAAGAGAGGGAGAAACTCAGTTACAAGTGCTTAACCCAGAAGGTGGGATTGCTATTCATCCTTTTGTTTATGTAAAAACATATACAAATCCAAAATTGATTCAATTCAATCCTAAATCAGGTAAGACAGGGACACTTGTAGTAGTAGAAGGAGAAAACTTTCTAAAGCCTGATCCTACAGCTACTAAAGAAGACGCATATAAGCTTATTGGAACTAGGATTTTATTAGAGGGTAAAGATATTAATGAGTACAATATAGATGAAAATACAAAAAAAATAACATTATTACCTTATAAGGCTCCTAATGAAATAGATGAAAATAAAGTAGGGAAAATCTTAAGAATCGTAAATAATCAATTAAAGTTAGAAGATTATTATCAAAGTATTATTTTAGAGAACAAATCAAGTCTAGGAAAATACTATACTATAGATAAAAATTTACAAAATAAAACTATATTATCTAATGGATCAGATCAAAGATATAGCATTTATTTATCAGGAAATGAAATCATAGCTGACAAAGATGGAGGAGCATCATATGTAGTTACCATAGAAGAGGATGGATCAAATGATGTACTAAAACTTACTAGTAAAACTGGATCAGATACATTAGAATTAAAGCTCATGACACCTTTTAAAGTAAATGAAAATAAAATGATTGTGGGAAATAGAGTACAAGTGATTAATATTAACAAGTTGTATTTTACAGTTCCAGTTCTTCCGGGAGATGGGTATTATGATGTTACAGTGGAGAATCCAGATACTAAAAAAGATAGTAAAGTAGATCAAGAAGGATTTTACTATTATACACAACCTACCAGCAGGCCTAACATTGAAAAAATTGATCCAAAAGAAGGGTCTGTAGATGGAGGATATAGAATTAAGATTACTGGAAAAAGAGTAGAAGGTAGAGAATGTTTTATAGATAATGGAACAGAAAAGACAAAAGTGTATATAAACGGAGTACAAGTTCTAGATAAAGATGTGATTGTAGGCGTGGATGGTACTTCCCTAGAAGTGGTAGTTCCAAAACTGAATGTAGATATACAAAAAGAATATGGAACAGATCGATTGGCAGTTGCAGTAGTAATTGTCAATCCAGATGGAGGAAGTGCAAGCAAACAAGATGGATTTACTTATATTGTGCCGATTTCTCATCCTGTTATTCACAAAATTATTCCGGTACAAGGAAAAGCATCTGGAGGGAATTATGTAGAAATTACAGGGGATGATTTTAGATTCTATGAACCTTATAATGATAATAATAGAAATGAAAAATGGGATCAAGAGGAACTCTATAGGGATTTAAACCACTATAGCATAAAAACGGACAAACCAGATACAGGAGTAGAAGGACCAGATGATTTTACAGGAAAAAGAGTAGATGATCTTAAGGAAAAATATAAAGAAAAATATAAAGAGATTGTTGTACCAGTACTTCCTAAAGTTTACTTTGGGAGTACAGAAGCAGAAGTTGTAGAGTTTGACAATGGTTATTTAAAAGTTATTGCACCAGAGGGAAAAGCAGGACCTACACAAGTATATGTAGTCAATAATGATTCAGGAATATCTAATAAAGTTAGCTATACTTATGAATCTTCTAATCCTACTATTACGAGTATTTCTCCAAATGGAGGGAAAAAGCAAGGTAGAGATCGAGTAGAGATCAAAGGAAAAGATTTTTATGAAAGTAATATCAAAGTATATGATAAAAGCGGAAATGATTATATCATTAAAGATGTTTCTCAAGTAATTGTAAGATTTGGTAAAATTACCAATAAAAATATTCCAAGAGAAGTAGAAAACTCAGGAAGAATTGATAATGGTAGAACAAGTGTACAACTTGATGGAGGACTTTCTGTACAGTACAATGGGGTAGATGATACTCTAAAGATTAGTATTATGGAGAATCAACAAAGTTATTCTGTGACATTACCTTATAAGGATGAAACTGTTTATGTACCTGTTGGTCTATTAACTTATACAGATACTGCAGGAGAGGTACATTCATATGTAAATCCAAATAAAGGAGATGAATGGATTAAATTTGAACTTTCCGATAGGAGACTATTTATAGAAAGAGGGTATGCACCGAAGGTAGAGTATATCAATTCAGGACAAATAGTTGTTCACACTCCTTCGTACTATACGGTAGGGGTAGTACCTGTTACAATAATTAATCCAGATGGAGGAGAAGTTGCAACAAATTTTGAATATAAAAATCCTGATAGTAAACCTAAGATTATAAATATTACGAAAGACGGAAAAAATCCAGTTTTAGAAAAGATAGATGAAAAACAAGTAAAACTTCAAAAGGTATCTTACAAAGGTGGAAATATCATATCAATTTTAGGATCTGATTTTAGAGAAAATGCTACCATTCAAATAGGGGATATAGTTATAGGAGCCAAGGATATTACGTATCAGCTTCCTAATAAATTGACTTTTACTATGCCTTTAGTAGATGAAAAAAATGTAGGAAAGCTATTTAGAGTAATTGTAAGTAATGAAGATTATGGAAATGCTGCATCAGATGAATTGACTCCTCCTATATATATTCAAGTTACAAAGGGAGAAACAGGACCATCTATTGAATCTGTAACTCCAGATCAGGGACCTAGTAGTGGAGGCACAACAGTTGTTATAAAAGGAAAGGATTTTAGAGAAGGACTATCTGTATATATTGGAGAGATGATGGTTCCAAAAGAAAATGTTAAGCTAATAGATTATAAAACTATAAAGATTATTACTCCACCACATGAACCAGGAGATTTTCAAGTTGTAGTAGAAAATCCTGATGGGGAAAGATCCGACCCTACTGGTCAATATACTTATTTGAGTGCTCCACAAATTGTTTCAGTAGTAGATCCAAAAGATTCTACGGAAACAAGTGTAATAGATACTATTTCTGTAGAAGGCGGAGAAGAAATCAAGATAAAAGGTTCAGGTTTTATAGAAGGAGCAAGAGTAGTATTTGTTCCATCTACTGAACAAGGAAGTAAAGAAGACAAAGGAGAAATCATCTATATCAAAGGTGAACCTTATAAATTACTAGAAGGAACAGATGCAGCTGAAGTAAAATTCATAGATGAAGGAACACTTATAGTTAAAACTCCTGCTGGAAAAATTGATACAAAAGGAATCATAGTCATCAATCCAGATATGGGGGCAAGTGACATTTATGAAAATATCAAATATGGTCTTCCGGAGTTACCTACTCCTACAGGGGTAAGAGCAGAGATTGTATATGATCAATATATAAAAGTCAATTGGAATGAAGTAAAGGATGCTAAGGAATATGAAATTTATGTAGTAGTAGATGGTCATAAAAAAGAATTTGTAGGAAGTACTGAGCTTACCTCTTTTGTATATGAGGACCTAGAGCCAAAAACTAGATACAAATTTGTAGTAACAGCTATTGGAAAATTTGGAGGATCTAAATATTCCATGGAAAGTAATGAAGTAAAAACAGGATCTACTGTAGGTCCTAAGGATACAGATGGAGAATTAGGAGAAAAAACAAAGATCGAAAGACAAGGAAATCTTGTAAACATCATTATTGGAGAGGACGATTATGATCAAAATTTAGATATTGATTTAACAAGAGGAAATTTGGCAGGAGCAAAAGATGTAGTGATTTCTATTCCATCTTATGTAGCTGCGAGAGCTGATGCAAAAGATATTAATATTATAGGATCAGATTTTAATATTAAAATGAATCCAAAATCTTTTTATTCAGAAAAAGTAAGGGAAAATAAAAATAAAAAGGATTCAGGGATAAAATTTATGATTTCTCAAGTTAAAAATATGTCTAATGTAAGTAGTATGACTTCATTATCAAAAGAATATGAACTTAAAGCTTCGGTATATGTAGAAAGAGAAAATACTCCAATGAATTATCTCCCTTCATATGTACAAATTACAATGGATGTAGATCGCACAAAAGCAGATGTAAGAAGAACAAAAAATATGTATTTAGCTCGTTACAATGAAGAAACTAGGCAGTGGCTACCTATTGCAAATGGAAATGAAGGAAGCTATGCCATTACAGGACTGAGTCAAAACTTAGGAAGATTCTCCGTAATAGGAAGTAGGAGGTAA
- a CDS encoding IPT/TIG domain-containing protein produces the protein MQKKMRKCRGFYLFLSMVLIFMAIPFQVVYGEEVPLYWDVSDILSRDTKGSVEQGECTFIHTPSFGENDPIVLTVAEAVYPKEAKEKVLEAITIEDLDEPSKKLKMRDYKIKYTEENEVNKTEVYLYPVQADQNGVFKKNLEKGKHYKIFIPKGIFQTKEKRGVEAIILDIYTEPDHLTSKKTINELKNNNLKIKDIHDSDQVFSVIGTNFHQHIIKAWLEPHGGKAFKEFQIDLKNVKINNPTQIDIGIKGDLRNDLSLEDNSGDYLLKLTFENGSYLDNKNYSVGHEVYKETVSSFVYGQDTSNHLLHIEGKGKPVVKSKYPSSENERPWYDEKNINHDTVDDVTRGHQFIKVVFKDEDNTLELSNIEDLKSCIVRSAGGTGNLVDFQWIDDILNLEEKQIKEYKDKYVFVKKNQEAILYIPVKNLRAQTTYQVILPPDIVCYSDTIAGNDSLEWTFRTTSMPQVQEISTGTIPEDYDENEPLYLKGDFFDTEGKVRVYFNDIEAADVIVISSSLIKVYLPSGRDHLEDGIYDILVENDKNHQRILYGTLSVIKSGDKDDIPNEEYKIKENGKYGEVRGDLKISKDTLLISPSDINVRELNVDLDEAMGTDTYIRKIWYEGEKRYKIGMLKTKSKWADITLYGLTLDPYGNDDKIEMSLGRVEPLVAKTLKGKLRGKGVLSDFIQVSGKNFKIDNIRLGIPFQSGVAQNVKVLRYDEVTRNFYEEYATINLIDGKVELASPRVGIFVVVAN, from the coding sequence ATGCAAAAGAAGATGAGAAAATGTAGAGGATTTTATTTATTTTTAAGTATGGTACTAATTTTTATGGCCATTCCATTTCAAGTTGTTTATGGAGAGGAAGTGCCTCTTTATTGGGATGTATCTGATATATTAAGTAGAGATACGAAAGGGAGTGTAGAACAGGGAGAATGTACATTTATTCATACTCCTTCATTTGGAGAGAATGATCCTATTGTTCTTACAGTAGCTGAAGCTGTATATCCTAAAGAAGCAAAAGAAAAAGTTTTAGAGGCTATTACTATAGAAGACTTGGATGAGCCATCAAAAAAATTAAAAATGAGGGATTATAAGATAAAATATACAGAAGAGAATGAAGTCAACAAAACAGAAGTTTATTTATATCCAGTGCAGGCAGATCAAAATGGAGTTTTCAAAAAAAACTTAGAAAAGGGCAAACATTATAAAATATTTATCCCTAAAGGAATTTTTCAAACGAAAGAAAAACGAGGGGTAGAGGCGATTATATTAGATATTTATACAGAACCAGATCATTTAACATCAAAAAAGACGATTAATGAGTTGAAAAATAATAATTTGAAGATTAAAGACATTCATGATTCAGATCAAGTATTTTCAGTTATAGGAACAAATTTTCACCAACACATTATAAAAGCATGGTTAGAACCTCATGGAGGAAAGGCCTTTAAAGAGTTTCAAATTGATTTAAAAAATGTAAAAATAAATAATCCTACCCAAATAGATATAGGGATTAAAGGTGATTTAAGAAATGATTTATCCTTAGAGGACAATTCAGGAGATTATTTATTAAAACTTACTTTTGAAAATGGGTCTTATTTAGATAATAAAAATTATTCTGTAGGGCATGAAGTATATAAAGAGACAGTAAGTAGTTTTGTATATGGACAGGATACTAGTAATCATTTATTACATATTGAAGGAAAAGGCAAGCCTGTAGTGAAAAGTAAATATCCGTCTTCAGAAAATGAAAGACCTTGGTATGATGAAAAGAATATTAACCATGATACAGTAGATGATGTTACGAGAGGGCATCAATTTATAAAGGTAGTATTTAAAGATGAAGATAATACACTAGAGCTTAGTAATATAGAAGATCTTAAAAGCTGTATTGTAAGATCAGCAGGAGGAACAGGAAATCTAGTAGATTTCCAATGGATAGATGATATTCTAAATTTAGAAGAAAAACAAATAAAGGAATATAAAGATAAATATGTATTTGTAAAGAAAAATCAAGAAGCTATTTTATATATTCCAGTAAAAAATTTAAGGGCTCAAACTACTTATCAAGTGATCTTGCCACCAGATATAGTGTGTTATAGCGATACAATAGCAGGAAATGATTCGTTAGAGTGGACCTTTAGAACTACATCTATGCCTCAAGTCCAAGAAATTTCTACGGGAACCATTCCAGAGGATTATGATGAGAATGAACCTTTATATTTAAAAGGAGATTTTTTTGATACAGAAGGAAAAGTAAGAGTTTATTTTAATGATATAGAAGCAGCAGATGTGATAGTAATTAGTTCTTCTTTGATTAAGGTATATTTACCAAGTGGAAGAGATCATTTAGAAGATGGAATATATGATATTTTAGTAGAAAATGATAAAAACCATCAAAGAATTCTTTATGGAACTTTGAGTGTAATAAAATCAGGAGACAAAGATGATATTCCAAATGAAGAATATAAAATAAAAGAAAATGGAAAATATGGAGAGGTAAGAGGAGATTTAAAAATAAGCAAAGATACTTTATTAATTTCTCCAAGTGATATTAATGTAAGAGAGCTTAATGTAGATTTAGATGAAGCTATGGGTACAGATACATATATCAGAAAAATCTGGTATGAAGGAGAAAAAAGATATAAGATCGGGATGCTTAAGACAAAATCAAAATGGGCAGATATTACTCTTTATGGACTTACATTAGATCCTTATGGAAATGATGACAAAATTGAAATGTCTTTAGGAAGAGTAGAGCCATTGGTAGCAAAAACTTTAAAAGGAAAGTTAAGAGGAAAAGGAGTTTTATCAGATTTTATACAAGTATCAGGTAAAAACTTTAAGATAGATAATATAAGACTTGGTATTCCTTTTCAATCTGGCGTAGCCCAAAATGTAAAGGTTCTAAGATATGACGAAGTTACAAGAAATTTTTATGAAGAGTATGCCACAATTAACTTAATAGATGGAAAAGTAGAATTGGCAAGTCCTAGAGTTGGAATATTTGTAGTTGTAGCAAACTAG
- a CDS encoding S-layer homology domain-containing protein yields the protein MKKIRLLVVIITFLSLTFSTYAFELNYEGVENYTSTYQNSNFTDVGNHWAKKSIYKMGILGVVKGTSKFYPNGKISREEALMWMVRLMGGEEEAQTLAQSNIKEIDTGKYKFNTKNDTYMDAYIQVAQNLGILTGDEVKKIEKLSDSQKEKIDLAIEKKRETYEQDENLKSQQLRNIEKILKNQMKRAYTWKVLLNKEQASIWVAKMVGLNPIYDNQQKIYTMRDFKNIQTENAPMIEAALQAGIISGDKGRLNPKNSITRGQLAAILDAASETILEVKGYTTEHGEIQKIQNYVSSEQNPRFLNLIGVENAIITILNDDGIYGDILIQGSTTSTFHKGFPVYKNGKVNPPSVIGIGDMIKIYKNPEGKIFYGEIE from the coding sequence ATGAAAAAAATAAGACTATTGGTAGTGATCATTACTTTTTTGAGTCTAACATTTTCTACATATGCTTTTGAGCTAAACTATGAAGGAGTAGAAAACTATACAAGTACGTATCAAAATAGTAATTTTACAGATGTAGGAAATCATTGGGCAAAAAAGTCTATTTACAAGATGGGCATTTTAGGAGTAGTAAAGGGAACGAGTAAATTTTATCCAAATGGTAAAATTTCAAGAGAAGAAGCTTTGATGTGGATGGTAAGACTCATGGGAGGAGAAGAAGAAGCTCAAACACTAGCACAAAGTAATATAAAAGAGATAGATACAGGGAAATATAAGTTTAATACAAAAAATGATACATATATGGATGCTTATATTCAAGTAGCACAAAATTTAGGAATTCTTACTGGAGATGAAGTTAAAAAAATAGAGAAATTATCTGATTCTCAAAAGGAAAAAATAGATTTAGCTATTGAAAAAAAGAGAGAAACTTATGAGCAAGATGAGAACTTAAAATCTCAACAATTAAGGAATATAGAAAAGATCCTAAAGAATCAAATGAAAAGAGCTTATACTTGGAAAGTGCTGTTAAATAAGGAACAGGCTAGTATTTGGGTAGCAAAAATGGTAGGACTTAATCCTATTTATGACAATCAACAAAAAATTTATACAATGAGAGATTTTAAAAACATACAAACGGAAAATGCCCCTATGATAGAAGCTGCCCTACAAGCAGGAATTATTAGTGGAGATAAGGGAAGGTTAAATCCGAAAAATTCTATTACAAGAGGCCAATTAGCAGCCATACTAGATGCTGCATCAGAGACAATCCTTGAAGTGAAAGGATATACTACTGAGCATGGAGAAATACAAAAGATACAAAACTATGTATCCTCAGAGCAAAACCCTAGATTTTTAAACTTGATAGGAGTAGAAAATGCAATCATTACTATTTTAAATGATGATGGGATATATGGAGATATTTTGATACAAGGATCTACTACATCTACTTTTCACAAGGGCTTTCCAGTTTATAAAAACGGAAAAGTGAATCCTCCTTCTGTTATAGGAATAGGAGATATGATCAAAATTTATAAAAACCCAGAAGGAAAAATATTTTATGGAGAGATAGAATAA
- a CDS encoding OAM dimerization domain-containing protein, producing MSTNQLDLTKIKPYGDTMNDGVVQLCFTLPVPCGDEAKEAAKRLAAKMGLEEPAVSHAEDLGVGYTMFVMYGKCSHTIDFTTIEVPKVEVTSFGQEGVEEYIAENIKRKVVIVGACTGTDAHTVGIDAILNMKGYNHHFGLERYEGVDAYNLGSQVPNEEFIAKAIELNADVLLVSQVVTQKDVHIKNLTNLVELIEAEGIRDKVILICGGPRISHELATELGFDAGFGSGSYADDVGTFAVTEIVKRGLVDREKL from the coding sequence ATGTCAACAAACCAATTAGACTTAACTAAAATCAAGCCATATGGAGATACAATGAATGACGGGGTAGTACAATTATGCTTTACCCTTCCAGTTCCTTGTGGAGATGAAGCAAAAGAAGCTGCTAAACGTCTTGCTGCTAAAATGGGACTTGAAGAACCAGCTGTTTCTCATGCAGAGGACCTTGGTGTAGGATATACAATGTTTGTAATGTACGGAAAATGCTCTCATACAATTGACTTTACAACTATTGAAGTACCAAAAGTAGAAGTAACATCTTTTGGTCAAGAAGGTGTAGAAGAATATATTGCAGAAAATATCAAAAGAAAAGTTGTTATCGTAGGAGCTTGTACAGGTACAGATGCTCATACAGTAGGTATTGATGCGATCTTAAATATGAAAGGTTACAACCATCACTTTGGACTTGAAAGATATGAAGGTGTGGATGCATACAACTTAGGAAGCCAAGTGCCAAACGAAGAATTCATTGCAAAAGCAATTGAATTAAATGCAGACGTATTATTAGTATCTCAAGTTGTTACACAAAAAGATGTTCACATCAAAAACCTTACAAATCTAGTAGAGCTTATTGAAGCAGAAGGAATTCGTGACAAAGTAATTCTAATCTGTGGAGGACCTAGAATTAGCCATGAGCTTGCAACAGAATTAGGATTTGATGCAGGTTTTGGTTCTGGATCTTATGCAGATGATGTTGGAACTTTTGCTGTAACTGAGATTGTTAAAAGAGGATTAGTAGATAGAGAAAAATTATAA